In Saccopteryx leptura isolate mSacLep1 chromosome 11, mSacLep1_pri_phased_curated, whole genome shotgun sequence, the following proteins share a genomic window:
- the C11H1orf162 gene encoding transmembrane protein C1orf162 homolog isoform X2: MKQAQDHFQSVASHNGTSYKVNEFTPCGCAGRDFILQEVPSLFPREDNMGGNQSKTDSDTGKLQTTRTPRLTCPPCLSNSPNKELHLVLAFFAGILLTLLLMALVLLIVKCYRKGHSSHQALDPHSDSLAKLSSSREKQPTSAGMAFSISTEKTDHSMANRSAASDSIVYAQINVPNSPSVANKA; this comes from the exons ATGAAGCAAGCGCAAGACCACTTTCAGAGCGTGGCTTCGCACAACGGGACTTCCTACAAGGTAAATGAGTTTACCCCGTGCGGCTGCGCAGGACGGGACTTCATCTTACAAG aggtACCATCTTTATTTCCAAGGGAAGACAACATGGGAGGAAATCAATCCAAAACTGACTCTGACACTGGTAA actcCAAACCACGAGAACCCCAAGACTGACCTGTCCACCCTGCCTCTCCAACAGCCCCAA CAAAGAACTTCATTTGGTCTTAGCCTTTTTTGCTGGGATTCTGCTGACCCTGCTGCTGATGGCCCTTGTCCTCCTCATTGTAAAGTGCTACAGGAAAG GTCACTCAAGTCACCAGGCTCTGGATCCTCACTCGGATTCACTTGCCAAG CTGTCCTCCAGCCGGGAAAAGCAACCTACCTCCGCCGGCATGGCTTTCAGCATCTCAACAGAGAAGACAGACCACTCGATGGCGAACCGTTCTGCAGCCTCGGACTCCATTGTCTATGCTCAGATTAACGTGCCAAACTCACCCAGCGTCGCCAACAAAGCTTGA
- the C11H1orf162 gene encoding transmembrane protein C1orf162 homolog isoform X1, whose translation MKQAQDHFQSVASHNGTSYKVNEFTPCGCAGRDFILQEVPSLFPREDNMGGNQSKTDSDTDRQRLQTTRTPRLTCPPCLSNSPNKELHLVLAFFAGILLTLLLMALVLLIVKCYRKGHSSHQALDPHSDSLAKLSSSREKQPTSAGMAFSISTEKTDHSMANRSAASDSIVYAQINVPNSPSVANKA comes from the exons ATGAAGCAAGCGCAAGACCACTTTCAGAGCGTGGCTTCGCACAACGGGACTTCCTACAAGGTAAATGAGTTTACCCCGTGCGGCTGCGCAGGACGGGACTTCATCTTACAAG aggtACCATCTTTATTTCCAAGGGAAGACAACATGGGAGGAAATCAATCCAAAACTGACTCTGACACTG acagacagagactcCAAACCACGAGAACCCCAAGACTGACCTGTCCACCCTGCCTCTCCAACAGCCCCAA CAAAGAACTTCATTTGGTCTTAGCCTTTTTTGCTGGGATTCTGCTGACCCTGCTGCTGATGGCCCTTGTCCTCCTCATTGTAAAGTGCTACAGGAAAG GTCACTCAAGTCACCAGGCTCTGGATCCTCACTCGGATTCACTTGCCAAG CTGTCCTCCAGCCGGGAAAAGCAACCTACCTCCGCCGGCATGGCTTTCAGCATCTCAACAGAGAAGACAGACCACTCGATGGCGAACCGTTCTGCAGCCTCGGACTCCATTGTCTATGCTCAGATTAACGTGCCAAACTCACCCAGCGTCGCCAACAAAGCTTGA